TGGGTGCCATGGGTAAGCAATCAGCAAAACGTACTTCTGCATCGCGATGTTTGAACGTGTTATTGAGTTTAAGTGCAGAGTTTGGAATGGGTCCTAAACCGCGCCAGCGGAAACTATCACGCACATCAAAACAGCATTTCACTGCTTGTTGAGCAACAGTATTGCCTTCTTCAGTCACAGCACGGGTGTATTGCACATCAAGCTCTGGCTCACCCGCAATTTTTTGTTTTGTTAAACGAAGGATTGACTCCATCACATCAACAGGTTCAAACCCTGCAACCACAACAGGTGTGTTGTATTTCTCAACTAACGGACGGTAAATTTTCGCCCCTTCAATCACACTCACATGTGACGGGCCAATAAACGCATTCACTTTAACCGCAGGATCAGCCATCACCGCATCAACAGCAGGTGGCACTAATACATGATTAATGTGGAAATAGAGGTTATTGATTTGACGCTGCTCGGCTTGTTCTACCAAGATGGCCGTCATTGGCGTGGAGGTTTCAAAACCAATCGCAAAGAACACCACGTCTTTATCTGGGTTTTCAGTTGCAATAGTTAAACAATCAAGCGGATCATAGATAGGTCGAATATCACAGCCTTTAGCACGGTATTGCGCCAAACTGCCTTTTGAACCGGGAACACGGATCATATCCCCAAGCGTTACCAAAATAACATTCGGTTGGCATGCCAAAGCTGCGGCATGATCAATACGCTCTTTTGGCATCACGCAAACCGGACATCCAGGACCATGTATAAAGTCGATATTATCAGGCAATAACTGCTTTAAACCGTACTTCATAATGGTATGAGTATGACCGCCACATACTTCCATCACTTTTAGCGGCTCAGGCAATTGTGGCGCTAATACTTTAATTTGCTCAGCAAGGTTAAGCACCGTATCTGCATTACGAAAGCCTTGATATAACTGTTTTAAATCAAAACTCATAATGCTAGTGGTCCAGTTTCAGCTAATAACTGACGATACATTTCAAGGCTTTCTTGGGCATCTTTCTCATCAATTTTGCTCATCACAAAACCAATGTGAATTAAAACGTAATCACCAATATTGAGTGGCTCTGTTAATAGATGACAGCTCACCGTGCGTTTAACGCCCATGGTATCAACCGTCACGCTATTATCTTGCTCATGAACCTCAACAACCTGAGAAGGAATAGATAAACACATGGTAATTACTTTCCTGCTACTTGGTTGTTATTGATCCACTCAACTAAAGGCTGGAAGCTTTCAGGTTGCTTGGTTGATAGCGTGATAACTTCAACCTCAGGGTTCAGTTTTTGTAGCTGTAATTTTGCTTCTTCAACACTGAAATCAAAGTAAGGCAGTAAGTCGCACTTAGTAATAAGAACTAAATCTGCGCGACGGAACATCACTGGGTACTTTTCGATTTTGTCATCACCTTCTGGTACAGACACCAACACAATGTTTTTATGTGTACCAACATCGTAGCTAGCAGGACAGACAAGGTTACCCACGTTCTCAACGAAACAAATGTCTAACTCATCTAAATTGATGTGGTGAAGTGCAGAATGCACCATGAATGCATCAAGGTGACAAGCAGAGCTAGTCTGGATTTGGTAAGCATTAATGCCATGTGCTTGTAGTCGGTCAGCATCACGAGAGGTTTCTAAATCCCCTTCTACCACCGCATATTTAAGTGGTGTGTACTGATGTAGATGTTCTAACAGTGTGGTTTTGCCACTACCAGGGCTACTCATCAAGTTAAATGCAGTTACATTCTTCGCATTAAAATGCGCACGGTTATGTGCCGCTTCCACGTCATTTTTATCAAGAATTTTATGAATGACAGATAATGTTTTTTTATCGTTTAATTGTGGATTAGCTTGTAATTGATGATGGTGATGATGATCACCTTGAGGCAGTGAACAACCGCAATCTTGACACATAGGAACT
The sequence above is a segment of the Photobacterium leiognathi genome. Coding sequences within it:
- the hypD gene encoding hydrogenase formation protein HypD translates to MSFDLKQLYQGFRNADTVLNLAEQIKVLAPQLPEPLKVMEVCGGHTHTIMKYGLKQLLPDNIDFIHGPGCPVCVMPKERIDHAAALACQPNVILVTLGDMIRVPGSKGSLAQYRAKGCDIRPIYDPLDCLTIATENPDKDVVFFAIGFETSTPMTAILVEQAEQRQINNLYFHINHVLVPPAVDAVMADPAVKVNAFIGPSHVSVIEGAKIYRPLVEKYNTPVVVAGFEPVDVMESILRLTKQKIAGEPELDVQYTRAVTEEGNTVAQQAVKCCFDVRDSFRWRGLGPIPNSALKLNNTFKHRDAEVRFADCLPMAPIDDHKACQCGDILRGLAKPQDCKVFGRGCTPQTPLGSCMVSSEGACNAYFRYRGV
- a CDS encoding HypC/HybG/HupF family hydrogenase formation chaperone is translated as MCLSIPSQVVEVHEQDNSVTVDTMGVKRTVSCHLLTEPLNIGDYVLIHIGFVMSKIDEKDAQESLEMYRQLLAETGPLAL
- the hypB gene encoding hydrogenase nickel incorporation protein HypB; amino-acid sequence: MCQDCGCSLPQGDHHHHHQLQANPQLNDKKTLSVIHKILDKNDVEAAHNRAHFNAKNVTAFNLMSSPGSGKTTLLEHLHQYTPLKYAVVEGDLETSRDADRLQAHGINAYQIQTSSACHLDAFMVHSALHHINLDELDICFVENVGNLVCPASYDVGTHKNIVLVSVPEGDDKIEKYPVMFRRADLVLITKCDLLPYFDFSVEEAKLQLQKLNPEVEVITLSTKQPESFQPLVEWINNNQVAGK